From the genome of Schaalia dentiphila ATCC 17982, one region includes:
- a CDS encoding peptidoglycan D,D-transpeptidase FtsI family protein, with protein sequence MNNQIRKIFIIVLLMFALLGVGVTNTQFISASSLNADARNQRTILHAAETDRGPIIVDKTAVASSQREEDSKRYVRTYSEGPLYAPVTGYFSSVGNASTGIEAAEEDVLDGQSQTLLGQRLRNLLTGQNRQGGGVSLTLNSQMQKAAAEALGNRKGAVVALDARTGAVLAMYSSPTFDPNQLASSDANAVSDAFSALSSDPNNPLLNRAISERYAPGSTFKILTTIALIENGLADPDMHMPSPVSTTLPGTATEVSNIESSTCGDGQPTLTEAFARSCNTTFVLASEQLTNQQLLDVTNRFGFGRESQIPLTVTPSVFPADADAAQLAMSSIGQYTVQTTPLQMAQVVQAIANDGQMMTPYLIDSIVDADNQVVRTNSPTDAGKPISSETASKLRAMMESVVSQPYGTGTTMALPNIAVAAKTGTAETGNGDRANAWAVGFAPADSPRIAFAVLVEGDDNDPTPHGGDVAGPIARALLEAGLQ encoded by the coding sequence GTGAATAACCAGATCCGCAAGATCTTCATCATCGTTCTCCTGATGTTCGCCCTGCTGGGCGTGGGCGTCACGAACACGCAGTTCATTTCCGCGTCCTCACTCAACGCCGACGCTCGCAACCAGCGCACGATCCTGCACGCGGCCGAAACCGACCGCGGCCCAATCATCGTCGACAAGACGGCGGTCGCTTCCTCGCAGCGCGAGGAAGACTCGAAGCGCTACGTGCGCACCTACTCCGAGGGGCCGCTATACGCGCCGGTCACGGGCTACTTCTCGTCGGTGGGCAACGCGTCGACGGGCATTGAGGCCGCCGAGGAGGACGTCCTGGACGGCCAGTCCCAGACCCTCCTCGGACAGCGCCTACGCAACCTCCTGACGGGCCAGAATCGTCAGGGCGGCGGCGTCTCCCTCACCCTGAACTCTCAGATGCAGAAGGCTGCGGCCGAGGCCCTCGGTAACCGAAAGGGTGCCGTCGTGGCCCTCGATGCGCGTACCGGCGCGGTCCTGGCGATGTACTCGTCGCCGACCTTCGACCCGAACCAGCTGGCTTCCTCCGACGCCAACGCGGTGTCCGACGCGTTCTCCGCACTCTCCTCGGACCCAAACAATCCCCTGCTCAACCGCGCGATCTCCGAGCGCTACGCCCCCGGCTCGACGTTCAAGATCCTCACGACGATCGCCCTCATCGAAAACGGCCTCGCCGACCCGGATATGCACATGCCCTCGCCCGTGTCGACGACCCTGCCGGGCACGGCGACCGAGGTCTCCAACATCGAGTCCTCCACCTGCGGCGACGGCCAACCGACGCTGACCGAGGCCTTCGCGCGCTCATGCAACACGACCTTCGTGCTGGCTTCCGAGCAGCTGACGAACCAGCAGCTCCTCGACGTGACGAACCGCTTCGGCTTTGGCCGTGAGTCTCAGATTCCGCTGACGGTAACGCCCTCCGTGTTCCCCGCCGACGCGGACGCCGCGCAGCTCGCGATGAGCTCGATCGGCCAGTACACGGTTCAGACGACGCCTCTGCAGATGGCGCAGGTCGTCCAGGCCATCGCGAACGACGGCCAGATGATGACCCCCTACCTCATCGACTCGATCGTGGACGCCGACAACCAGGTCGTGCGCACGAACAGCCCGACCGACGCCGGTAAACCAATCTCGTCGGAGACGGCCTCGAAGCTGCGCGCAATGATGGAATCCGTGGTCTCCCAGCCCTACGGCACCGGCACGACGATGGCGCTGCCGAACATTGCGGTGGCCGCGAAGACCGGCACTGCCGAGACCGGCAACGGCGACCGCGCGAACGCCTGGGCCGTCGGTTTTGCCCCGGCGGACAGCCCACGCATCGCTTTCGCCGTCCTTGTCGAGGGCGATGACAACGATCCCACGCCCCACGGCGGAGACGTGGCCGGCCCGATCGCCCGCGCCCTCCTGGAAGCGGGGCTGCAGTGA
- a CDS encoding serine/threonine-protein kinase produces MTSGAGRVLGGRYTLLTPIAQGGMGEVWKARDRVSGHIVAAKVLRPELTGEELSLSRLRLEARNSMSISHPNIANTQDSGEEDGIGWIIMELVDGHPLTDYLRGGSRIEPEYLLPILVQVAMALGAAARAGVVHRDIKPANIIVRPDGMVKLTDFGISRANGQVNLTAAGMVMGTAQYLPPEQAMGEVATPIGDLYALGVIAYEAAAGRRPFTGETQVDIAFAHVNDPVPPLPDFVPEPLADVILHLLEKDPAKRPESGSAAVREIASAAKAMGVSVTPRPLPLPKAAQRPEEVRTPVQPSVPIVAPVRHLTRRTLPDEMLQPPSGLTPKVRATTGRHAKLPILDEATTIAPSSAPIPITGHHAAVPRILDEAEVPPVSRPASAPTRVRRLHPETTGEQPPAVSGAVRSLTSTGRHAAVPAPAAPVPAQAATARTTTGSIPRHAAPARSEQVPQPSSGTAQRPQASASAQRSAPIPAPPAGAAPAHTAAPKTPLPSEPQDRRAALAERLRQREAARQAEDAAEDQRRAAVAREEERRQRELQEARERREARERREAEEAKRQATPRIPQPARSESPRRDKAATASSPRVYGTVPQPRAAAPSKHQRRSVYEQQPEKAKRGPRWHELDARSAQRIRPAAKTAYSRSVVAPPVPASRQIIRAVIVTIIVIALIALAAITIKHMLGSLIQPSAGAHIIEEVRTWQSPWPTV; encoded by the coding sequence ATGACTTCCGGTGCCGGGCGAGTGCTCGGAGGGCGCTACACGCTCCTCACCCCGATCGCCCAGGGCGGCATGGGCGAGGTGTGGAAAGCCCGCGACCGCGTCAGCGGCCACATCGTCGCCGCGAAGGTCCTGCGCCCCGAGCTGACGGGCGAGGAGCTCTCGCTCTCGCGCCTGCGCCTCGAGGCCCGTAACTCGATGTCGATCTCGCACCCGAATATCGCCAACACTCAGGATTCGGGCGAGGAAGACGGCATCGGCTGGATCATCATGGAGCTCGTCGACGGCCATCCGCTGACGGATTACCTGCGCGGCGGCTCCCGCATTGAGCCCGAGTACCTCTTGCCGATCCTCGTGCAGGTCGCGATGGCGCTGGGCGCTGCCGCGCGCGCGGGCGTCGTACACCGCGACATCAAGCCCGCGAACATCATTGTTCGCCCTGATGGCATGGTGAAGCTGACAGACTTCGGCATCTCTCGTGCGAACGGCCAGGTCAACCTGACCGCCGCGGGCATGGTCATGGGCACCGCCCAGTACCTGCCGCCCGAGCAGGCCATGGGCGAGGTCGCCACCCCCATCGGTGACCTCTACGCCCTGGGTGTCATCGCCTACGAGGCCGCAGCCGGTCGACGCCCGTTCACCGGCGAGACCCAGGTGGACATCGCCTTCGCGCACGTCAACGATCCCGTTCCGCCGCTGCCGGACTTCGTGCCCGAGCCCCTGGCCGACGTCATCTTGCACCTGCTGGAGAAGGACCCCGCGAAGCGCCCCGAGTCCGGGTCCGCAGCCGTGCGCGAAATCGCGAGCGCCGCCAAAGCGATGGGCGTGTCCGTAACCCCTCGCCCACTGCCCCTGCCGAAGGCCGCGCAGCGCCCCGAAGAGGTGCGCACGCCCGTCCAGCCGTCGGTGCCGATCGTCGCGCCCGTGCGTCACCTGACACGCCGCACGCTGCCCGACGAGATGCTGCAGCCCCCCTCGGGACTCACTCCGAAGGTGCGTGCGACGACGGGCCGCCACGCCAAGCTGCCCATCCTCGACGAAGCGACGACGATCGCCCCCTCCTCGGCCCCGATCCCGATCACGGGTCACCACGCCGCCGTCCCGCGTATCCTCGACGAGGCCGAGGTTCCCCCGGTCTCTCGCCCCGCGTCCGCTCCTACCCGGGTTCGTCGCCTGCACCCCGAGACAACCGGCGAGCAGCCGCCCGCGGTGTCAGGTGCCGTCCGGTCGCTGACCTCGACCGGTCGCCACGCAGCCGTCCCGGCCCCCGCTGCTCCTGTGCCCGCGCAGGCCGCCACCGCCCGCACGACCACGGGTTCCATCCCAAGACATGCAGCTCCCGCCCGCTCCGAGCAGGTCCCGCAGCCCAGCAGCGGGACCGCCCAGCGCCCCCAGGCCTCGGCGTCCGCGCAGCGTTCCGCGCCTATCCCGGCCCCTCCGGCCGGCGCAGCACCCGCGCACACCGCCGCACCGAAGACCCCACTGCCGTCCGAGCCGCAGGATCGACGCGCCGCCCTCGCCGAGCGACTGCGCCAACGCGAGGCGGCCCGCCAGGCCGAAGACGCAGCCGAGGACCAGCGCCGCGCAGCCGTCGCCCGCGAGGAAGAACGGCGCCAGCGCGAGCTTCAAGAAGCCCGCGAACGCCGTGAAGCCCGCGAACGCCGCGAGGCCGAAGAAGCCAAGCGCCAGGCAACCCCGCGCATTCCTCAGCCCGCCCGCTCCGAGTCGCCTCGCCGCGACAAGGCGGCCACGGCCTCGTCGCCGCGCGTGTACGGGACCGTTCCCCAGCCTCGCGCAGCCGCGCCCTCAAAGCACCAGCGACGCTCGGTCTACGAGCAGCAGCCCGAGAAGGCGAAGCGCGGGCCGCGCTGGCACGAGCTCGACGCTCGCAGCGCGCAACGTATCCGTCCGGCGGCCAAGACCGCGTACTCGCGCAGCGTCGTCGCACCACCCGTCCCAGCATCCAGGCAGATTATTCGCGCGGTCATCGTCACAATCATCGTGATTGCGCTCATCGCGCTTGCAGCTATTACGATCAAACACATGCTTGGCTCCCTGATACAACCAAGTGCGGGAGCACACATTATCGAGGAGGTTAGGACATGGCAGAGCCCATGGCCCACCGTCTAG